A genomic region of Dehalococcoidia bacterium contains the following coding sequences:
- a CDS encoding TSUP family transporter — MSNPIWLYVLIGLAAGLLSGLFGIGGGIIIVPALIFLAGFTQLQANGTSLAALLAPVGILAVMTYYRNGNVDVKAAVFIAIALLVAAAFSAYFAQKLNPGYLRIAFGMFIIIMGCYTVYTGVSKL; from the coding sequence ATGTCTAATCCAATTTGGCTCTATGTTCTCATCGGGCTGGCGGCCGGATTGCTCTCCGGTCTGTTTGGAATCGGCGGCGGCATCATCATTGTTCCGGCGCTCATTTTCCTGGCCGGTTTCACCCAGCTGCAGGCCAACGGCACCTCCCTGGCCGCTCTGCTGGCCCCGGTGGGCATTCTGGCCGTTATGACTTATTACCGCAACGGCAACGTAGATGTCAAAGCAGCCGTCTTCATTGCGATTGCGTTACTGGTCGCTGCCGCTTTTTCCGCTTACTTCGCGCAGAAGCTCAATCCCGGTTACCTGCGAATCGCCTTTGGTATGTTCATCATCATCATGGGTTGCTATACTGTCTATACCGGAGTATCAAAGCTTTAG
- a CDS encoding Lrp/AsnC family transcriptional regulator yields the protein MEDILRILETDAHTTPEQIATMTGRSVAEVKKAIKQAEKDRTIVRYKTVVNWEKTEKEEVSALIEVKIQPQRDVGFDAIAERIYRFPEARTVYLLSGSYDLLVLVTGKTLQEVAGFVSKKLATLEAVQGTVTHFLLKRYKEDGEILGDGEKPKREPLTL from the coding sequence ATGGAAGACATCCTGAGAATTCTGGAAACCGATGCCCACACCACACCGGAGCAGATCGCCACCATGACCGGAAGGTCAGTCGCCGAAGTGAAAAAGGCCATCAAGCAGGCGGAAAAAGACCGGACCATTGTGAGATATAAAACAGTGGTCAACTGGGAGAAGACCGAAAAGGAAGAGGTCTCTGCCCTCATCGAAGTGAAGATTCAACCGCAACGGGATGTGGGATTTGACGCCATCGCCGAGCGCATATACCGTTTCCCGGAAGCCCGAACCGTCTATCTGCTCTCCGGCAGCTACGATCTGCTGGTGCTGGTCACCGGCAAAACGCTCCAGGAGGTGGCCGGGTTCGTATCCAAGAAACTGGCCACTCTCGAAGCCGTGCAGGGAACCGTCACCCACTTTCTCCTGAAGAGATACAAGGAAGACGGCGAGATCCTGGGAGATGGAGAGAAGCCCAAGCGAGAGCCGCTGACGCTATAA
- a CDS encoding cobalamin-binding protein, with product MNRKWMKALILLALLLALVPFGACDDSEDKDNAISQGIIDKDIDSTVSQRIISLAPSNTEILFALGLGDKVIGDTDYCNYPPEAKPKTKVGGFATVDLEKVISLSPDLVLAANIHKETIAPELERRGVNVVMLDPKTVEEVLDEILLVGSLTGAEERASQLVAEMRSRFQAVTDKVSALSEDEKPRFLAIAWHDPIYASSTKSLQGQLIAMAGGINIAYDIGSEPIGLEAVIERNPEVIIAYTGHGEAMQEPFNWAKNEPRLKGTGALKSGRVYLLDADIIGRGGPRLVEALEQVAQLLHPELFGSPANEAQP from the coding sequence ATGAACCGAAAATGGATGAAAGCCCTGATCTTGCTTGCCCTGCTGCTGGCACTTGTGCCCTTTGGCGCATGTGACGATTCCGAAGACAAGGATAACGCAATATCACAGGGAATCATCGACAAAGACATTGATTCCACAGTATCACAAAGAATCATCTCGCTGGCACCCAGCAACACCGAAATCCTCTTTGCCCTCGGGCTGGGAGACAAAGTAATCGGTGACACCGATTACTGCAACTATCCCCCCGAAGCCAAACCCAAAACCAAAGTGGGCGGGTTTGCCACCGTCGATTTGGAGAAAGTCATCTCGCTTTCCCCCGACCTGGTACTGGCGGCCAATATTCACAAGGAAACCATTGCCCCGGAGTTGGAAAGGCGAGGGGTGAATGTGGTCATGCTGGACCCAAAAACAGTGGAAGAGGTCCTCGACGAAATCCTTCTGGTGGGCTCGTTGACCGGCGCTGAAGAGCGGGCCTCCCAACTGGTCGCCGAAATGAGAAGCCGCTTCCAGGCCGTCACCGACAAGGTAAGTGCTCTTTCTGAAGACGAAAAGCCGCGTTTTCTGGCCATCGCCTGGCACGACCCGATCTACGCTTCCAGCACCAAGAGTCTGCAGGGTCAGTTGATCGCGATGGCAGGCGGGATCAACATCGCCTATGACATCGGCTCAGAGCCTATCGGTCTGGAGGCCGTGATTGAAAGAAACCCCGAGGTGATTATCGCCTACACGGGACACGGGGAAGCCATGCAAGAGCCCTTCAACTGGGCCAAGAATGAACCGCGGCTGAAAGGAACGGGTGCGCTGAAGTCCGGCCGGGTATATCTACTCGATGCTGACATCATCGGGCGTGGCGGACCGCGTCTGGTGGAAGCTCTGGAACAGGTGGCACAACTCCTGCATCCGGAGTTGTTTGGTTCTCCCGCAAACGAGGCCCAGCCATGA
- a CDS encoding helical backbone metal receptor: MSKRRIISLAPSNTEILFALGLADEVVGVTEFCNFPLEAGQKEKVGGFSTVDVDRVVSLHPDLVLATDFHEETFVPQLSRRGINVQVIRAKTVLDTPKCIAFIGEITDREEEASYLAQSIEGEIKAITEKIRRLDDSKKPQVCYLCLDDPVKIARAACPPNALIRITGGINIGKDFPQERPITLDEIANKDPEVIITPRGHGETVDLLTYVRNQTVLKETRACRTNRVHRVNADLICRPRVRAASGLGLLARYIHPELFGHAEAVE; encoded by the coding sequence ATGAGCAAACGCAGAATCATCTCCCTGGCTCCTTCGAATACAGAGATACTTTTTGCGCTCGGACTGGCCGACGAAGTAGTTGGAGTAACCGAATTCTGTAATTTCCCATTGGAAGCCGGGCAAAAGGAAAAGGTCGGCGGTTTTTCAACAGTCGATGTGGATAGGGTGGTCTCACTTCACCCCGATCTGGTACTGGCCACCGATTTCCACGAAGAGACCTTCGTTCCCCAACTGAGCCGCCGGGGAATAAACGTGCAGGTCATCCGAGCCAAAACAGTGCTGGATACGCCTAAATGCATCGCCTTCATCGGTGAGATCACGGATCGAGAGGAAGAAGCCTCCTATCTGGCCCAAAGCATCGAGGGAGAGATCAAAGCGATAACAGAAAAAATCCGCCGGTTGGACGATTCCAAGAAACCACAAGTCTGCTATCTATGCCTGGATGATCCGGTAAAAATAGCTCGTGCGGCTTGTCCGCCCAACGCATTGATTCGGATCACCGGAGGGATAAACATCGGCAAGGACTTTCCACAAGAGAGGCCGATCACTTTGGATGAGATTGCCAACAAAGACCCGGAGGTGATCATCACGCCGCGGGGACACGGGGAGACGGTTGACCTGCTCACCTACGTGAGGAATCAGACGGTCCTTAAGGAGACCCGCGCTTGCCGAACGAATCGAGTCCATCGCGTCAACGCCGATCTGATCTGCCGCCCCAGGGTACGGGCAGCCAGCGGTCTCGGACTTCTGGCCAGGTATATCCATCCCGAGCTATTCGGACATGCGGAGGCCGTTGAATGA